The genomic stretch TTTTTTGCTGATAAAACAATAACCGGAATGTGGTACTTTTCTCTAATCCGCCGTACCAGTTGAAAACCATCCATACCCGGCATCATGATATCAATAACCGCAAGATCACTTCCCGACTCCTCAATCAACTTCCATGCGGTAAACCCATCATAAGCTTTTATTACTTCAAATTTCTCTTTTAATAAATAAATTTCAATTAATTCAACAATTTCCTTTTCATCATCTGCAATTAAAATTTTTCTTCCCACAAATTTTCAAATTCTCCTTCCTGCATACCATAAATTTATACTTTCTGATAGTGATTATATATTTAATATGTTAGAAAATAAAGATCACCTTTACTTTCCATCATGTCTTCCATAACCTAATCAAATATTACTGTACCAGCGGCGATAAATATTCTCTAGATTTTTTAGATAAGAGTCGTCCACTATCTTCTGATCTAGATTTATAAGCTTCTTAATAATGTAAATTCAAGTCAGGATGAAGATGATTTATATAAAGGATAACATAGAAACCTGAAGTTATTCTAAACTCAACCTAAAGATTACCTTAAAATGTTCAATTAAAATCTGAGTATCCAATTTTTTTAATTAAAAATCTATACCCCATTTACATTTTCATAGAACATATTTGAAGGTGTGAAGCTATCTAAAATACATCTATACAAAGCCTCTTATAGAATGAACGTCGTCCAAAACACACATTTTAAAAGGAGGTTTTATATAGATGCACTCTAATTGTACCAAGAATCTTCTAAATTTAGAAGATATTTTTATTAAAAAAATTGTTCATGGTGATCACCATGTTAGGGTATTTATTGAGACTAATCCTTCCTTTCAGACTTGCCCATCCTGCGGTAATCAAACCAAACGCATTCACGATTACCGTTACCAGCATATTAAGGATCTCCCTTTTCAGATGAAAGATACATACTTAGTCCTTAAGAAAAGGCGATATATTTGTAAGTGTGGGAAAAAGTTTACTGAAAAATATCCTTTTCTTCCTTCTTATCAACGGCGTACCTTACGGCTCTCCTATAAGATTATTGACCAGCTCAGAAATCTCGTAAGTATCAAGTCCGTTGCGGAAGCTACGAATGTATCGGTAAGTACTGTTACTAGGCTTTTGGACACCGTTAGTTATCCTGCCCCCTCTCTTCCAGAATGCATATCCATTGATGAATTTAAGGGAAATACGGATGCCGGTAAATATCAATGCATTCTTACAGATGCCAGAAAACACCGTATATTAGACATCTTACCAGACAGAACGCAGAGCCACTTAAGTTCCTATTTCAGAGAAATGAATCGCGCGGAACGCTACCGCGTAAAATTCTTCGTTTGTGATATGTGGGAACCTTATGTAAATCTGGCAAAGGCATACTTCCCCAACGCAATCATTATCATTGATAAATATCATTTCATAAGATACGTTACATGGGCCATTGAAAACGTCAGAAAAAGGCTCCAAAAAACAATGCCTGCAAACTTAAGAAAGTACTATAAGAGAAGCCGTAGGCTAATTTTAACTCGTTATAAAAAACTAAAGGAAGAGAACAAAAAGGCCTGTGATCTCATGCTACTTTATAATGATGATCTACGGAAAGCCCATTTTCTAAAGGAATGGTTCTATGATATTTGCCAGAACGAGAAATATTCCTATCAGCGAACAGCTTTCTGGGATTGGGTTAAGGCAGCTGAAAAATCAGGAATTCCCGAATTTGAAGAATGTGCAAAGACATACCGAAACTGGTCAGAAGGAATACTAAATGCCCTCAAGTATAAATACACGAATGGCCCCACCGAAGGCTATAATAATAAAATCAAGGTACTCAAGAGAATATCTTTTGGAGTCCGAAACTTCAAACGTTTTCGGACAAGAATAATACACTGCTCTATTTGATTAGATTGGACGACGTAAAATTAAGAGGCTTATTTGGCATGCCCAGAAACATCAATTATAGATGTAATTACCAAAATAGCTCTAAATATAGCAATGGAGCGGGATTCAAAGAATCCCACCCCAACTATTGACACAGAGCCGCTTTTATTAAGCCAGGTAAATTTCGTATTTACATATTCTATACAGTAACCTACAGAAAAGCCATAGTTTAAAATGATGTTTTTTCGATATTAAGTCAAATAGTCATTACCTTAGTGCAGCAAAAAGACCCGTCTCAGTAAAACTGGAACGGGTCCGTCTATCTAATTTCTTATTTCATGATTATTCCCAAATAACACCTATTGAATATATTTAGTTATTTTCACTCATACTTGCCAGCTTAGCAG from Anaerocolumna sp. AGMB13020 encodes the following:
- a CDS encoding ISL3 family transposase; translated protein: MHSNCTKNLLNLEDIFIKKIVHGDHHVRVFIETNPSFQTCPSCGNQTKRIHDYRYQHIKDLPFQMKDTYLVLKKRRYICKCGKKFTEKYPFLPSYQRRTLRLSYKIIDQLRNLVSIKSVAEATNVSVSTVTRLLDTVSYPAPSLPECISIDEFKGNTDAGKYQCILTDARKHRILDILPDRTQSHLSSYFREMNRAERYRVKFFVCDMWEPYVNLAKAYFPNAIIIIDKYHFIRYVTWAIENVRKRLQKTMPANLRKYYKRSRRLILTRYKKLKEENKKACDLMLLYNDDLRKAHFLKEWFYDICQNEKYSYQRTAFWDWVKAAEKSGIPEFEECAKTYRNWSEGILNALKYKYTNGPTEGYNNKIKVLKRISFGVRNFKRFRTRIIHCSI